A single region of the Leptolyngbya subtilissima AS-A7 genome encodes:
- a CDS encoding Ycf34 family protein has protein sequence MCICVNCHYVDRCTTYHAVEELHRQPHLTDSPNFEAVNPTVNANIRMLDDGVEQEFDVVGCDSFVAEQGKWAKLRPGELVPT, from the coding sequence ATGTGCATTTGTGTAAACTGCCACTACGTCGATCGCTGCACCACTTACCACGCGGTGGAAGAGCTGCACAGACAACCTCATTTGACTGATTCCCCCAACTTCGAGGCAGTGAATCCTACGGTCAACGCCAACATTCGTATGCTCGATGACGGGGTTGAACAGGAGTTTGACGTAGTCGGCTGCGACAGCTTTGTTGCAGAACAGGGTAAGTGGGCGAAGCTGCGTCCGGGCGAGTTGGTGCCGACTTAG